The following nucleotide sequence is from Caldicellulosiruptor saccharolyticus DSM 8903.
ATACCTGCTGCCATCACTGCAGCCATTATTGTTGATGGCTGACCTGCTGCCAAAGTTGATACCGCAAAAGTATATGCGGCTTTGTTAACAGGTCCTCCCATATCAAACGCCATCATAAGACCTAAAATAATTCCAAGTAAAACAGCACTGCCACTGCTCATGCTTTTGAGCCATTCTGTCATTGCTTTATTTAAAGCTGCAACAGGTTCGCCTACAACATATATCATACCCAAACCAATAATCAATGTTGACAAAACAGGCAGGATCAATACCGGCATCAAACCTTCCATTGTTTTTGGTAGCTTTATGGTTTTCTTAAGCCATGCAACTAAATACCCGGCTGCAAACCCTGCAACAATGCCACCTAAAAAACCTGCTCCAAGCTTATTTGCTAAAAGCCCACCTATCATTCCTGGTACAAGGCCAGGCCTGTCTGCAATTGAAAATGCTATAAAGCCAGCCAGTATTGGAACCATGAGATAAAACGCACTACCACCGCCTATGTCCATGAGCGCTGCTGCAAGTGTTCCTTTTTGTTCAAAAGCTTTGATACCAAACGCAAAGGATATTGCAATTAAAATGCCACCTGCGACAACAAAAGGAATCATATAAGAAACACCTGTCATCAAATGCTTGTAAACACCAGTTGCTTTTTCTTTTGCTTCTTTCTTGGCCTCAAAGACCTTATCAACATAGTCCTTCTTCTCCATGTTCATAGCCTTTGTAATAAGCCCTTTGGGGTCTTTGATAGCATCCTTCACACTTGCTCGTACAATTGGCAATCCTTGGAATCTGTCTTCATCAATCTTTGTGTCGCATGCAAGTATTACTGCATGTGCCTCTTTTAAGTCTTCCGGTGTTATCTCATTTTCTGCGCCAACAGACCCTCTTGTTTCGACCTTGATCTCAACCCCAAGCTCTTTTGCCGCCATTTGAAGTGCCTCTGCTGCCATGTACGTGTGAGCAATCCCAGTGGGGCAAGATGTTACTGCCACAATCTTCATTTTTTAATTCCTCCTTTTTTAATTTTGCTCAAAAGCTTTAATAAGATCATCAAAAGACTTAGCATTATATAGTTTTTCCCTAACATCTTCATGCATAAGTTTTCTTGAAATAAAGCTTAACACATGAAGATGTGTATCAGCAGCGTTATCAGGGACAGAAATCAGAAAGAAAATATGAGTAGGTTTTCCGTCCATAGAGTCAAAGTCCACTCCACTTTTGGATACACCAAAAGTTATACAAGGCTCTAAAACAGAACTATCCTTCCCATGTGGAATTGCTATTCCCATTCCTATTCCAGTTGAAAACTCTTCTTCTCTTTTCATTACAGCTTTTTTGAATTTTTCTTTATCTGTAAGTTTTCCATCGTTGTAAAGAATGTCAATTAATTCATCAATAACCTCTTCCTTTGTTTTAGCCTTTAAATCAAAACATAGTCGGTTTGGTGAAAACAACTCTTTTATATCCATAACATCATCCCAACCTCTCTAATTCTATTTTTTTAAAATAGTAATCTACCTGGTTTTTCTCAGGTGCTCTAACACCTTCTTTTGATATCTTTGCCGCTGCGCAAGCACAGGCAAGCCTAAACATCTCTTTCTCAGACATCTTTTTAAAAATACCATAAGCTATTGCTGCAACCATTGAATCACCAGCACCCACTGTACTTTTGACATCAACTTTGAAAGGTTTTGCATACAAGGCTGTACTTTCGCTTACAAAAATTGCTCCATTTGCACCCATTGAAACCAAAACAATTTTTAGCCCCATCTCAATTAGCTTTTTTGCTGATCCTATAACCGAATTTATATC
It contains:
- a CDS encoding PTS fructose transporter subunit IIC — translated: MKIVAVTSCPTGIAHTYMAAEALQMAAKELGVEIKVETRGSVGAENEITPEDLKEAHAVILACDTKIDEDRFQGLPIVRASVKDAIKDPKGLITKAMNMEKKDYVDKVFEAKKEAKEKATGVYKHLMTGVSYMIPFVVAGGILIAISFAFGIKAFEQKGTLAAALMDIGGGSAFYLMVPILAGFIAFSIADRPGLVPGMIGGLLANKLGAGFLGGIVAGFAAGYLVAWLKKTIKLPKTMEGLMPVLILPVLSTLIIGLGMIYVVGEPVAALNKAMTEWLKSMSSGSAVLLGIILGLMMAFDMGGPVNKAAYTFAVSTLAAGQPSTIMAAVMAAGMTPPLGLALATLIAKDKFTTEEREAGKAAFFLGISFITEGAIPFAAADPLRVIPSIMVGSAVTSALSILFKATLAVPHGGIFVLPIPNAVGNLPLYAVAILIGTIVTALMVSALKPKKV
- a CDS encoding PTS sugar transporter subunit IIA — translated: MDIKELFSPNRLCFDLKAKTKEEVIDELIDILYNDGKLTDKEKFKKAVMKREEEFSTGIGMGIAIPHGKDSSVLEPCITFGVSKSGVDFDSMDGKPTHIFFLISVPDNAADTHLHVLSFISRKLMHEDVREKLYNAKSFDDLIKAFEQN